The following are encoded together in the Gallaecimonas xiamenensis 3-C-1 genome:
- the zapE gene encoding cell division protein ZapE, giving the protein MTPWQRYQADLARPEFMHDAAQEHAVRQLQRLYDDFCARETQPASGLKGLWNRVRKAPRAKVQGIYFWGGVGRGKTYLVDTFFECLPTERKLRAHFHRFMHRVHQELKVFKGETDPLLKIADKIAGEADIICFDEFFVSDITDAMLLGTLFEALFERGIILVATSNIVPDELYRNGLQRARFLPAIALIKANCDVVNVDSGIDYRLRTLEQAKLFHYPCDQQGRDQLQSYLGQLATEPARQDVTLEVEGRPIAALAEADGVLLIDFAALCDGPRSQADYMELARLYHSVLVSDVFQMGANKEDVARRFIAMVDEFYERGVKLIMLAEVDMFSLYAGERLQFEFQRCLSRLQEMQSKEYLARPHKP; this is encoded by the coding sequence ATGACTCCCTGGCAGCGCTATCAAGCGGACTTGGCCCGCCCGGAATTCATGCATGACGCCGCGCAGGAGCATGCCGTAAGGCAACTGCAACGCCTCTATGATGACTTCTGCGCTCGGGAAACCCAGCCGGCGTCCGGGCTCAAGGGGTTGTGGAATCGGGTGCGCAAGGCCCCCAGGGCCAAGGTCCAGGGGATCTACTTCTGGGGTGGGGTCGGTAGGGGTAAAACCTACCTGGTGGACACCTTCTTCGAGTGCCTGCCCACCGAGCGTAAGCTGCGCGCCCACTTCCACCGCTTCATGCACCGGGTGCACCAGGAGCTGAAAGTCTTCAAGGGTGAGACTGATCCCTTGCTGAAGATCGCCGACAAAATTGCCGGCGAGGCGGACATCATCTGCTTCGACGAATTCTTCGTCTCCGACATTACCGATGCCATGCTGCTGGGCACACTGTTCGAGGCCCTATTCGAGCGCGGCATCATACTGGTGGCCACCTCCAACATCGTGCCGGACGAGCTGTACCGCAACGGCCTGCAGCGGGCCCGCTTCTTGCCGGCCATCGCCCTTATCAAGGCCAACTGCGACGTGGTCAACGTCGACTCCGGCATCGATTACCGGCTCCGTACCCTGGAACAGGCCAAGCTATTTCATTATCCCTGTGACCAGCAGGGCCGGGACCAGCTGCAAAGCTACCTGGGGCAGTTGGCCACCGAGCCGGCCCGTCAAGACGTTACCCTGGAAGTGGAAGGGCGGCCCATCGCCGCCCTGGCCGAGGCTGACGGGGTGCTGCTTATCGACTTTGCCGCCCTCTGTGATGGCCCCCGCAGCCAGGCCGACTACATGGAGCTGGCCCGCCTTTACCATTCGGTGCTGGTCAGCGACGTGTTCCAGATGGGCGCCAACAAGGAAGACGTGGCCCGCCGTTTTATCGCCATGGTGGACGAGTTCTACGAGCGGGGCGTCAAGCTCATCATGCTGGCCGAGGTGGACATGTTCAGTCTCTACGCCGGCGAGCGGCTGCAGTTCGAGTTCCAACGCTGCCTGTCGCGCCTGCAGGAAATGCAATCCAAGGAATATCT
- a CDS encoding YhcB family protein: MSIINYAICFVVGIVVGLVIGRLRGTTPLGEDKLRQELEQTQLDLEQYKEDVKDHFEESAEMMKQLAKDYDRLARHVSEGAGTLLSLDADVLSLRYTEEPEPEQQLDLLTEPPRDYSHERHGLIKK, from the coding sequence ATGTCCATCATCAATTACGCAATTTGTTTCGTCGTGGGCATCGTAGTGGGCCTGGTGATAGGCCGCCTGCGGGGCACCACCCCCCTGGGAGAGGATAAACTGCGCCAGGAACTGGAGCAGACCCAGCTGGATTTGGAACAGTACAAGGAAGACGTCAAGGACCACTTCGAAGAGAGTGCCGAGATGATGAAGCAGTTGGCCAAGGACTACGACCGCCTGGCCCGTCATGTCAGCGAAGGTGCCGGCACCCTGCTGAGCCTGGACGCCGACGTGTTGTCCCTGCGCTATACCGAGGAGCCGGAACCCGAGCAACAGCTTGACCTGCTTACCGAGCCGCCACGGGACTATTCCCATGAGCGTCATGGCCTTATCAAGAAATAA
- a CDS encoding Do family serine endopeptidase — MKPLSILVSAALLGSASLATLPAQAALPGNVAGQEMPSLAPMLEQVTPAVVSINVAGTHVSRQRIPDAFRFFFGPNAPQEQTREQPFEGLGSGVIIDAKNGYVVTNNHVVDEADKIEVSLTDGRTFKAKKIGADKDVDIALLQIEADGLTQIQQADSDELRVGDFAVAIGNPLGLGQTVTSGIVSALGRSDLQVENLENFIQTDAAINRGNSGGALVNLRGELIGINTAIIGPNGGNIGIGFAIPVNMMKNLVKQIVDHGEVRRGYLGIMGGELTHELAKAMGYKSGQGAFVSQVLEDSAADKAGIKAGDIVTHIDGKAVKSFGELRAKVATLGEGAKVKLGLVRDGDEKTVTVTLTGQSDAKEAAGEALHPRLDGAEFENDSKGIKVTKVAERSPAAYTGLEQGDIIVGVNRQRVKTVKDLEKILDSNGDGGVLALNIIRGRTSLYLVIR, encoded by the coding sequence ATGAAGCCTCTCTCTATCCTTGTGTCTGCGGCCCTGTTGGGTTCCGCTTCCCTCGCTACCCTGCCGGCTCAGGCTGCCCTGCCGGGCAACGTGGCCGGCCAGGAAATGCCCAGCCTGGCCCCCATGCTGGAGCAAGTAACCCCGGCTGTGGTCAGCATCAACGTGGCCGGCACCCATGTGTCGCGCCAGCGGATCCCCGATGCTTTCCGCTTCTTCTTCGGCCCCAATGCCCCCCAGGAACAAACCCGGGAGCAGCCCTTCGAAGGCCTGGGCTCAGGTGTCATCATCGACGCCAAGAACGGCTATGTGGTCACCAACAACCACGTGGTGGACGAGGCCGACAAGATTGAAGTCAGCCTGACCGACGGCCGCACCTTTAAGGCCAAGAAGATTGGCGCCGACAAGGACGTGGACATCGCCCTGCTGCAGATCGAGGCCGACGGCCTGACCCAGATCCAACAGGCCGACTCCGACGAACTGCGGGTCGGTGACTTTGCGGTGGCCATCGGCAACCCCCTTGGCCTGGGCCAGACCGTTACCTCAGGCATCGTCTCGGCCTTGGGCCGCAGCGACCTGCAGGTGGAAAACCTGGAAAACTTCATCCAGACCGATGCCGCCATCAACAGAGGTAACTCCGGTGGCGCCCTGGTCAACCTCCGTGGCGAGCTGATCGGCATCAACACCGCCATCATCGGCCCCAACGGCGGCAACATCGGTATCGGCTTTGCCATCCCGGTCAACATGATGAAGAACCTGGTCAAGCAGATAGTCGACCACGGTGAAGTGCGTCGGGGCTACCTGGGCATCATGGGCGGCGAGCTGACCCATGAGCTGGCCAAGGCCATGGGCTACAAGTCCGGCCAAGGGGCCTTTGTTTCCCAGGTGCTGGAAGACTCCGCTGCCGATAAGGCCGGGATCAAGGCCGGTGACATCGTCACCCATATCGACGGCAAGGCGGTGAAGAGCTTCGGCGAACTGCGCGCCAAGGTGGCCACTCTGGGTGAAGGGGCCAAGGTCAAACTGGGCCTGGTTCGCGACGGCGACGAGAAAACCGTCACCGTCACCCTGACCGGCCAGTCCGACGCCAAAGAAGCCGCCGGTGAAGCCCTGCATCCGCGCCTGGACGGTGCCGAGTTCGAGAACGACAGCAAGGGCATCAAGGTCACCAAGGTGGCTGAGCGCTCCCCTGCTGCCTACACCGGCCTGGAACAGGGTGACATCATCGTCGGCGTCAACCGCCAGCGGGTGAAGACGGTCAAGGATCTCGAGAAGATCCTCGACAGCAACGGTGACGGCGGTGTGCTGGCATTGAACATCATCCGTGGCCGCACCAGCCTCTACCTGGTGATCCGCTAA
- the degS gene encoding outer membrane-stress sensor serine endopeptidase DegS: MGRLFKDVGKAILLGLILAALLLTFFPTLRQSQDQTQSLFRKEDNFPPILSFSTAVRRAAPAVVNIYSVSNAGTNLYEQRGTIKGLGSGVIMTAKGHILTNYHVIDDADQIVVALQDGRVSYAELVGTDPLTDLAVLQVDLDNLPVIPQDTHNEAQVGDLVLAIGNPYNIGQTITQGIISATGRSGMSSTGYQDFLQTDAAINAGNSGGALVNTNGVLVGINTALFHLSQRVDVPGISFAIPYTLAAKILKELVENGRVIRGYFGVNYQQPRVPIMTQPPLITAVDKDSPAAKGGIKVGDLIVGIDGKPIRNGLEAMDLVAETKPGTTIEVAVVRKEQKLTLKVMVGERPPDY, from the coding sequence ATGGGGCGCCTTTTCAAAGACGTGGGCAAAGCGATACTTCTGGGGTTGATCCTTGCGGCCCTGCTGCTCACCTTCTTCCCCACATTGCGCCAGTCCCAGGACCAGACCCAGAGCCTGTTCCGCAAGGAAGACAACTTCCCGCCGATCCTGTCTTTCTCCACGGCGGTGCGCCGGGCCGCCCCGGCCGTAGTCAACATCTACTCGGTCAGCAACGCCGGCACCAACCTCTATGAGCAGCGAGGCACCATCAAGGGCCTGGGCTCTGGAGTGATCATGACCGCCAAGGGCCATATCCTCACCAACTACCACGTCATCGACGATGCCGACCAGATAGTGGTGGCACTGCAGGACGGCCGGGTTTCCTACGCAGAGTTAGTGGGCACTGACCCACTGACCGACCTGGCAGTACTGCAGGTGGATCTGGACAACCTGCCGGTTATCCCCCAGGACACCCATAACGAAGCCCAGGTGGGGGATCTGGTACTGGCCATAGGCAATCCCTACAACATCGGCCAGACCATCACCCAGGGCATCATTTCCGCCACCGGCCGCTCCGGCATGAGCTCCACCGGCTACCAGGACTTCCTGCAGACCGATGCCGCCATCAACGCCGGCAACTCCGGTGGCGCCCTGGTCAATACCAACGGGGTACTGGTGGGTATCAACACCGCCCTTTTCCACCTGTCGCAGCGGGTGGACGTGCCCGGCATCAGCTTTGCCATTCCCTACACCCTGGCCGCCAAGATCCTCAAGGAACTGGTGGAAAACGGCCGGGTGATCCGGGGCTATTTCGGGGTCAACTACCAGCAGCCGAGGGTCCCCATCATGACCCAGCCGCCGCTGATCACCGCCGTGGACAAGGACTCGCCGGCAGCCAAAGGGGGTATCAAGGTGGGGGATCTTATTGTCGGTATCGATGGCAAGCCCATCCGCAACGGCCTGGAAGCCATGGACCTGGTGGCTGAAACCAAGCCCGGCACCACCATAGAGGTGGCGGTGGTGCGCAAGGAGCAGAAGCTGACCCTCAAGGTGATGGTGGGAGAAAGGCCACCGGACTACTGA
- the murA gene encoding UDP-N-acetylglucosamine 1-carboxyvinyltransferase produces the protein MDKLLITGGAPLAGSVAISGAKNAALPILFSTLLADGPVTLTNIPHLNDVTTTIALLGRLGADITLGDNMTVEVDPRPVDQHVAPYDLVRTMRASILALGPLVAKFGKGEVSLPGGCAIGARPVNLHIHGLELMGAEILVEHGYIKAQVPGGRLKGAHIFIDMVSVTGTENLMMAAVLADGRTVIENAAREPEVVDLANCLIAMGAKIQGVGTSKLTIDGVERLEGITYSVQPDRIETGTFLVAAAVTRGSVTCTNTDPSLLEAVLAKLEEAGAEIETGDDWIRLDMHGKRPKAVDVTTAPYPAFPTDMQAQFTVLNAVAEGSARIKETIFENRFMHVPELSRMGADISLDGNNALVKGVEHLSGAQVMATDLRASASLVIAGLLADGETLVDRIYHIDRGYECIEDKFSKLGANIRRVK, from the coding sequence ATGGATAAACTGCTTATTACCGGCGGCGCCCCGCTGGCCGGCAGCGTCGCCATCAGCGGCGCCAAGAACGCTGCCTTGCCGATCCTGTTTTCCACCCTGTTGGCGGACGGCCCCGTAACCCTGACCAACATCCCCCACCTCAACGATGTCACCACCACTATCGCCCTGTTGGGGCGCCTGGGTGCCGATATTACCCTGGGGGACAACATGACGGTGGAAGTGGACCCTCGTCCGGTCGACCAACATGTGGCCCCCTATGATCTGGTGCGCACCATGCGTGCCTCCATCCTGGCCCTGGGGCCCCTGGTGGCCAAGTTCGGCAAGGGCGAAGTGTCCCTGCCCGGCGGCTGCGCCATCGGTGCCCGCCCGGTCAACCTGCATATCCACGGCCTGGAGCTGATGGGTGCCGAGATCCTGGTGGAGCACGGCTACATCAAGGCCCAGGTCCCTGGCGGCCGCCTCAAGGGCGCCCACATCTTCATAGATATGGTGTCGGTCACCGGCACCGAGAACCTGATGATGGCCGCCGTGCTGGCCGATGGCCGTACCGTCATTGAAAACGCCGCCCGTGAGCCGGAAGTGGTGGACCTGGCCAACTGCCTTATCGCCATGGGTGCCAAGATCCAGGGTGTCGGCACGTCCAAGCTGACCATAGACGGTGTGGAGCGCCTGGAAGGGATCACCTACAGCGTGCAGCCGGACCGTATCGAAACCGGTACCTTCCTGGTGGCTGCCGCCGTTACCCGTGGCAGTGTGACCTGCACCAACACCGATCCCAGCCTGCTCGAAGCGGTGCTGGCCAAGTTGGAAGAAGCCGGTGCCGAAATCGAAACCGGGGACGACTGGATCCGCCTGGACATGCACGGCAAGCGCCCAAAGGCGGTGGACGTGACCACGGCCCCTTATCCGGCTTTCCCCACCGACATGCAGGCTCAGTTCACTGTGCTCAATGCGGTGGCCGAAGGCTCGGCGCGGATCAAGGAAACCATCTTTGAGAACCGCTTCATGCACGTGCCTGAGCTGTCCCGCATGGGTGCCGACATCAGCCTGGACGGCAACAACGCCCTGGTCAAAGGGGTGGAGCACCTGTCCGGTGCCCAGGTGATGGCCACGGACCTGCGCGCCTCGGCCAGCCTGGTGATCGCCGGCCTGTTGGCCGACGGGGAAACCCTGGTGGACCGCATCTACCACATTGACCGTGGTTATGAGTGCATCGAGGACAAGTTCTCCAAGCTCGGCGCCAACATCCGCCGGGTCAAATAA
- a CDS encoding BolA family protein, with amino-acid sequence MTNQELEQQLRDSLNLDEVIVRNDGSHYNIIAVGACFDGLRSVKRQQLVYGPLTDAIADGSVHAVSIKTFTPAEWARDKKLLMLGQ; translated from the coding sequence ATGACCAACCAAGAACTCGAGCAACAGCTCCGTGACAGCCTCAATTTGGACGAAGTCATAGTCCGTAATGACGGTAGTCACTACAACATCATCGCCGTCGGCGCCTGCTTCGACGGCCTGCGTTCGGTAAAGCGCCAACAACTGGTGTATGGCCCCCTGACCGACGCCATTGCCGATGGCTCTGTGCACGCCGTATCCATCAAGACCTTCACTCCTGCCGAATGGGCGCGCGATAAAAAGCTGCTCATGCTCGGCCAGTAA
- a CDS encoding STAS domain-containing protein produces MSLDIRWQSPELQLAGTLDRNTVPGLWQRRASFVGLKTLAVNGLDKVDTAGLAVLLDLCERYPEVRVTGASERLKKLAELGDLEDILPIEHS; encoded by the coding sequence ATGAGCCTTGATATCCGCTGGCAAAGCCCCGAGCTGCAGTTGGCCGGAACCCTGGACCGCAACACGGTGCCGGGGCTCTGGCAACGGCGGGCCAGCTTTGTGGGCCTCAAGACCCTGGCCGTGAACGGTTTGGACAAAGTAGACACCGCCGGCCTGGCGGTGCTGCTTGATCTTTGTGAACGTTACCCTGAGGTGCGGGTCACCGGGGCTTCTGAAAGGCTCAAAAAGCTGGCAGAATTGGGCGATCTTGAAGATATTCTGCCCATCGAGCATTCATGA
- a CDS encoding ABC transporter substrate-binding protein, whose protein sequence is MFKRWITAALLIMGTSTLAQAVEVDRKDPYSMVEQAAQQAFDRLKAEQPQVQQDPNVLKVIVRDELLPYVDYRYASLKVIGRNLPKVSADQRDRFIGAFKNYLVTTYAQAFTQYRDQQVSFERSDLDPNRQQKIASVKARIIETGRPEISLIFKARLNSKTGDWGVYDMVAEGISLLASKQAELEGLIRQKGIDEVTEMLKEKAEVPITIKKEDKAA, encoded by the coding sequence ATGTTCAAACGATGGATCACCGCCGCCCTGCTGATCATGGGCACCAGCACCCTGGCCCAGGCCGTGGAAGTAGACCGCAAAGACCCTTACTCCATGGTGGAGCAGGCCGCCCAGCAGGCTTTTGACCGCCTCAAGGCCGAGCAGCCCCAGGTCCAGCAGGACCCCAACGTCCTCAAGGTTATTGTCCGTGACGAGCTGCTGCCTTATGTGGATTACCGCTATGCCTCTTTGAAGGTGATTGGCCGCAATCTGCCCAAGGTGTCTGCCGACCAGCGTGACCGCTTTATCGGTGCTTTCAAGAACTACCTGGTCACCACCTATGCCCAGGCCTTCACCCAATATCGTGACCAGCAGGTGTCCTTCGAGCGTTCCGACCTGGACCCGAATCGCCAGCAGAAGATAGCTTCGGTCAAGGCCCGCATCATCGAAACCGGCCGCCCCGAAATCAGCCTGATCTTCAAGGCCCGCCTCAACAGCAAGACCGGTGACTGGGGCGTTTACGACATGGTGGCCGAAGGCATCAGCCTGTTGGCTTCCAAACAAGCCGAGCTGGAAGGCCTTATTCGCCAAAAAGGCATCGATGAAGTGACAGAGATGCTCAAGGAAAAGGCCGAAGTGCCGATCACCATCAAGAAAGAGGACAAGGCCGCATGA
- the mlaD gene encoding outer membrane lipid asymmetry maintenance protein MlaD, with product MQNSRKIELLVGFFILLGVAAILVLALRVANGSTGGNGSSYTLYAKFENVGGLKVRSPVKVGGVVVGRVDSIKLDDHDFTPVVAMSINADYEKFPETSSAAILTSGLLGEQYIGLQPGFQDESISMLKDGDYIEDTKSALVLEELIGQFLFGQSHD from the coding sequence ATGCAAAACAGTCGCAAAATTGAATTGTTGGTGGGCTTTTTCATCCTGCTGGGCGTAGCAGCCATACTGGTCCTGGCCCTGCGTGTGGCTAACGGCAGCACCGGCGGCAACGGCAGCAGCTACACCCTGTACGCCAAGTTTGAGAACGTCGGTGGCCTCAAGGTCCGCTCCCCGGTCAAGGTGGGCGGCGTGGTGGTGGGCCGGGTGGACAGCATCAAGCTGGACGACCACGACTTTACCCCTGTGGTGGCCATGTCCATCAACGCCGACTACGAGAAATTCCCGGAAACCAGTTCCGCCGCCATACTCACCTCCGGTTTATTGGGTGAGCAATACATTGGCCTGCAACCCGGCTTTCAGGATGAGTCCATTTCCATGCTCAAAGATGGCGACTACATTGAAGACACCAAGTCCGCCTTGGTGCTGGAAGAGTTGATCGGCCAGTTCCTGTTCGGCCAGTCACACGACTGA
- the mlaE gene encoding lipid asymmetry maintenance ABC transporter permease subunit MlaE produces the protein MFDSIARLGRSGLTLTSSIGRAFLMMVSAVACWPRLKSLHLLVRQVYVVGVQSLLIIIVSGLFIGMVLGLQGYTILVDYGAEASLGPMVALSILRELGPVVTALLFAGRAGSALTAEIGLMKATEQLSSLEMMAVDPLKRVIAPRFWAGVIAMPLLTAIFCAVGIWGGKIVGVDWLGVDAGTYWSVMQSAVDLVDDILNGFVKSLVFALVVTWIAVFNGYDAVPNSEGISKATTQTVVHSSLAVLGLDFILTALMFGN, from the coding sequence ATGTTTGATTCCATCGCCCGTCTGGGCCGTTCCGGCCTGACCTTGACCAGCAGCATTGGCCGCGCCTTCTTGATGATGGTCTCGGCCGTGGCCTGCTGGCCCAGGCTAAAAAGCCTGCACCTGCTGGTGCGCCAGGTCTATGTGGTGGGGGTGCAATCCCTGCTGATCATCATCGTCTCCGGCCTCTTTATCGGCATGGTGCTGGGCCTGCAGGGCTACACCATACTGGTGGACTACGGCGCCGAGGCCTCCCTTGGGCCCATGGTGGCCCTGAGTATTTTGCGGGAGTTGGGCCCCGTGGTGACGGCGCTGCTCTTTGCTGGCCGCGCCGGCTCTGCGCTGACCGCCGAAATCGGCCTGATGAAGGCCACCGAACAGCTTTCCAGCCTGGAAATGATGGCCGTCGACCCCCTCAAAAGGGTGATAGCGCCCCGTTTCTGGGCCGGCGTCATCGCCATGCCGCTGCTTACCGCCATCTTCTGCGCCGTTGGTATCTGGGGCGGCAAGATAGTGGGTGTGGATTGGCTTGGGGTGGATGCCGGTACCTATTGGTCGGTGATGCAATCGGCCGTGGACCTGGTGGACGACATCCTCAACGGCTTCGTCAAGAGCCTGGTGTTCGCCCTGGTGGTGACCTGGATCGCCGTCTTCAACGGCTATGACGCTGTGCCCAACTCGGAAGGGATCAGCAAAGCGACCACCCAGACAGTGGTGCATTCATCCCTGGCGGTACTGGGTCTGGACTTTATTCTGACGGCATTGATGTTTGGAAACTAA
- the mlaF gene encoding phospholipid ABC transporter ATP-binding protein MlaF, with protein MSADRPLVEIKNMTFSRGDRVIYDDISLTIPVGKVTAIMGPSGIGKTTLLRLIGGQLRPDKGQILFDGQNVPSLSRSQLFQARKRMSMLFQSGALFTDMTVFDNVAFPLREHTELSEALIRKIVLMKLEAVGLRGANGLMPGELSGGMARRAALARSIALDPDMIMYDEPFAGQDPISMGVIVNLIRRLNDALGLTSVVVSHDVEEVLSIADYVYVVADKKVIGQGTPAQLKESNSPQLTQFLQGEPDGPVRFHYPAPDYRSDLKGEAR; from the coding sequence ATGAGCGCCGATCGCCCTCTAGTTGAAATCAAGAACATGACATTCAGTCGCGGTGACAGGGTCATCTACGACGATATCAGCCTGACCATTCCGGTCGGCAAGGTCACTGCCATCATGGGCCCCAGCGGCATCGGCAAAACCACCTTGCTGCGCCTGATTGGCGGCCAGTTGCGCCCGGACAAGGGGCAGATACTCTTTGACGGCCAGAATGTACCGTCTTTGTCCCGCAGCCAGCTGTTCCAGGCCCGCAAGCGCATGAGCATGCTGTTCCAGAGCGGCGCCCTCTTTACCGACATGACGGTGTTCGACAACGTAGCCTTCCCGCTGCGCGAGCACACCGAACTGTCGGAGGCCCTTATCCGCAAAATCGTGCTGATGAAGCTTGAAGCGGTGGGGCTGCGCGGCGCCAACGGCCTGATGCCGGGTGAGCTGTCCGGCGGTATGGCCCGCCGCGCCGCCCTGGCCAGGTCCATTGCCCTGGACCCGGACATGATCATGTACGACGAGCCCTTTGCCGGGCAGGACCCCATCTCCATGGGGGTTATCGTCAACCTTATTCGCCGTCTCAACGACGCCCTGGGCCTGACCTCTGTGGTGGTGTCCCACGACGTGGAAGAGGTGCTGTCCATTGCCGACTACGTCTACGTGGTGGCGGACAAGAAGGTCATAGGGCAGGGGACTCCGGCCCAGCTCAAGGAAAGCAACTCGCCCCAGCTGACCCAGTTCCTTCAGGGTGAGCCGGACGGCCCTGTCCGTTTCCACTATCCGGCGCCGGATTACCGTAGCGACCTGAAAGGAGAGGCCCGCTGA
- a CDS encoding KpsF/GutQ family sugar-phosphate isomerase produces the protein MVKRDFSQFGRTVLEIEKAAIEGLYQSLGASFDHACQILFDCPGKVIVTGMGKSGHIGGKIAATLASTGTPAFFVHPGEASHGDLGMITDQDVVLAISNSGETQEITTLLPVLKRMGVPLIAMTGKPESTLSRHSDVHLSVAVEKEACPLNLAPTASTTATLAMGDALAVALLHARGFTADDFALSHPGGSLGKRLLLRIEDVMHAGEAVPTVSEQTLLRDALLEMTRKGLGMTAVVDDKGVLRGLFTDGDLRRVLDAGHDVRTVPINKVMTKGGVTVSPQMLAAEALHLMEERKINGLFVVDGNHRPIGALNTQDLMRAGVL, from the coding sequence ATGGTAAAGCGTGACTTTTCCCAGTTTGGCCGCACTGTCCTTGAGATCGAAAAAGCCGCGATCGAAGGACTGTACCAGTCTCTGGGCGCATCCTTCGACCACGCCTGCCAGATCCTGTTCGACTGCCCTGGCAAAGTCATTGTCACAGGCATGGGTAAATCTGGTCATATCGGCGGCAAAATCGCCGCCACTCTGGCATCCACCGGCACCCCGGCCTTTTTTGTCCACCCCGGCGAAGCCTCTCACGGCGATCTGGGCATGATCACCGACCAGGACGTGGTGTTGGCCATTTCCAACTCAGGTGAGACCCAGGAAATCACCACCTTGCTGCCGGTGCTCAAACGCATGGGCGTGCCCCTTATCGCCATGACCGGCAAGCCCGAGTCTACCCTGTCACGCCACAGCGACGTGCATCTGAGCGTAGCGGTGGAAAAGGAGGCCTGCCCCCTTAACCTGGCCCCCACCGCTTCCACCACCGCCACCCTGGCCATGGGTGACGCCCTGGCGGTAGCCCTGCTGCACGCCCGTGGCTTTACCGCCGACGACTTTGCCTTGTCCCACCCCGGCGGCAGCCTGGGTAAACGCCTGCTGCTGCGCATCGAAGATGTGATGCACGCCGGCGAAGCCGTGCCCACGGTCAGCGAGCAGACCCTGCTGCGCGACGCCCTCTTGGAAATGACCCGCAAGGGTCTTGGCATGACAGCGGTAGTGGACGACAAAGGCGTGCTGCGCGGCCTCTTTACCGACGGCGACCTGCGCCGGGTACTGGATGCCGGCCACGACGTGCGCACCGTTCCCATCAACAAGGTGATGACCAAGGGCGGTGTCACTGTGTCACCGCAGATGCTGGCGGCCGAGGCCCTGCACCTGATGGAGGAGCGCAAGATCAACGGCCTTTTCGTGGTGGACGGGAACCACAGGCCCATAGGCGCACTCAATACCCAAGACTTGATGCGTGCAGGAGTGCTCTGA
- the kdsC gene encoding 3-deoxy-manno-octulosonate-8-phosphatase KdsC produces MQDSLYGPVTPAIWERFQQVKLLVCDVDGVFSDGRIYLGNNGEELKAFHTRDGFGVKALRAAGIEVAVITGRNSRIVSDRFNALGVPYIYQGQHDKRGAFAELLAKLDLAPAQVAYIGDDIPDLDLIESVGLGLAVADAHPLVAKAAHYVTGIKGGQGAVREVCDLLLQSQGHSLRPAGASL; encoded by the coding sequence ATGCAGGACAGCCTCTACGGCCCGGTAACGCCGGCAATATGGGAACGTTTTCAGCAGGTGAAGCTGTTGGTGTGCGATGTGGACGGGGTCTTCTCCGACGGCCGCATCTACCTTGGCAATAACGGTGAAGAGCTCAAGGCCTTCCACACCCGCGACGGCTTCGGGGTCAAAGCCCTGCGCGCCGCCGGCATCGAAGTGGCGGTGATAACAGGCCGCAACAGCCGCATCGTCAGCGACCGCTTCAACGCCCTTGGGGTGCCCTATATCTATCAAGGCCAACACGACAAGCGCGGCGCCTTCGCCGAGCTGTTGGCCAAGCTGGACCTGGCCCCGGCCCAGGTGGCCTATATCGGTGACGACATCCCGGACCTGGATCTTATCGAATCGGTTGGCCTGGGCCTGGCGGTGGCCGATGCCCACCCCCTGGTGGCCAAGGCAGCCCACTATGTCACCGGTATCAAGGGTGGCCAGGGGGCGGTGCGGGAAGTGTGCGATCTGCTGCTGCAAAGCCAGGGCCACAGTCTGCGCCCGGCGGGGGCCAGCCTGTGA